One genomic segment of Streptomyces sp. TLI_146 includes these proteins:
- a CDS encoding CaiB/BaiF CoA-transferase family protein — protein sequence MTTPLRHLRVLDLATLFAGPLAATMLGDFGAEVIKVEHPRRPDPSRGHGPAKDGVGLWWKLLGRNKRTITLDLSTPGGRETLLRLAASTDVIIENFRPGTLERWGLGWPELAAANDQLVLARVTGFGQCGPYAHRPGFGTLAEAMSGFAAVTGEPDGPPTLPPFGLADSIAALATAYAVLTALTARAATGRGQVIDMAIIEPILTVLGPQPIWYDQLGYVQPRTGNRSRNNAPRNTYRTADGSWLAVSTSAQSVAERVMRLVGRPDLIGEPWFATGSGRADHADELDEAVGGWIARRTREEAMTAFEKAEAAIAPIYDIREVMTDPQYRALDTLTTVDDPELGPVKMQNVLFRLSETPGAIRWAGRPHGADTDAVLTELGLSAQEITTLRGAGAL from the coding sequence GTGACGACTCCGCTGCGGCACCTGCGGGTTCTGGACCTCGCCACCCTCTTCGCCGGGCCGCTCGCGGCGACGATGCTCGGCGACTTCGGCGCCGAGGTCATCAAGGTCGAGCACCCCCGCCGCCCCGACCCCTCGCGCGGCCACGGCCCCGCCAAGGACGGCGTCGGGCTCTGGTGGAAGCTGCTCGGCCGCAACAAACGGACGATCACCCTCGATCTGTCCACGCCGGGCGGCCGCGAGACCCTGCTCCGGCTCGCCGCCTCCACCGATGTGATCATCGAGAACTTCCGTCCGGGCACCCTGGAGCGCTGGGGCCTGGGCTGGCCCGAACTGGCCGCCGCCAACGACCAGTTGGTACTGGCCCGGGTCACCGGGTTCGGCCAGTGCGGCCCGTACGCCCACCGCCCCGGCTTCGGCACGCTGGCCGAGGCGATGAGCGGCTTCGCGGCCGTCACCGGCGAGCCGGACGGCCCGCCGACGCTGCCGCCGTTCGGCCTCGCGGACTCGATCGCCGCGCTGGCCACCGCGTACGCCGTACTGACCGCTCTCACCGCGCGCGCCGCCACCGGGCGCGGGCAGGTGATCGACATGGCGATCATCGAGCCGATCCTGACGGTCCTCGGCCCCCAGCCCATCTGGTACGACCAGCTCGGTTACGTCCAGCCGCGCACCGGCAACCGCTCCCGCAACAACGCCCCGCGCAACACCTACCGTACGGCGGACGGCAGTTGGCTCGCCGTGTCCACCTCGGCCCAGTCGGTGGCCGAGCGGGTGATGCGGCTGGTGGGACGCCCGGACCTGATCGGCGAGCCCTGGTTCGCGACCGGCTCGGGGCGGGCCGACCACGCGGACGAGCTGGACGAGGCGGTGGGCGGCTGGATCGCCCGGCGCACCCGCGAGGAGGCGATGACGGCGTTCGAGAAGGCGGAGGCGGCGATCGCGCCGATCTACGACATCCGCGAGGTGATGACGGATCCCCAGTACCGCGCGCTGGACACGCTCACCACGGTCGACGACCCGGAGCTGGGCCCGGTCAAGATGCAGAACGTCCTCTTCCGGCTCTCCGAGACCCCGGGCGCGATCCGCTGGGCGGGCCGCCCGCACGGCGCGGACACGGACGCGGTCCTGACCGAACTGGGCCTGTCCGCCCAGGAGATCACCACGCTGCGCGGGGCGGGCGCCCTGTGA
- a CDS encoding ADP-ribosylglycohydrolase family protein → MTPLRVTWVQPEDLLTHELRQAAEDGREAGRIASRWKAAGGTTTPVPGGASMPPAPPALRALAIRLLDELAEQPSRLAPGEPTDLAAIKAATPSWPGTESEAPHQGRGGAGDIPRLHAAWLGRAAGCLLGKPVEKLPLHGIREIARATGNWPLHTWFTATGLPADLVTRYPWNRRSAPTSLAENIDGMPEDDDLNYPLLGLLLLQRHGRHFTTTQVAQLWLDELPAGRTFTAERVAYRNLLDGIEPPHTATHRNPFREWIGAAIRADVHGWTNPGDPAAAAEQAHRDAVLTHTANGVYGAMFTAAAISLAATGAYDVHGCLAGGLAVIPPRSRLAEAVRLGIRLAHEESDFDTVVDHLHTALGGYHWVHSVPNAALLAAALTHADGDFSGSICRAVSGGWDTDSNGATAGSLAGLLAGHPEALPARWTAPLKNRLASTVADFDGTGFDTLAQLTARLTPPLIPQEVRSA, encoded by the coding sequence GTGACCCCGCTGCGCGTGACCTGGGTCCAGCCGGAGGACCTGCTCACCCACGAACTCCGCCAGGCGGCGGAGGACGGCCGCGAGGCGGGCCGGATCGCGAGCCGCTGGAAGGCGGCGGGCGGCACCACGACCCCCGTCCCCGGGGGCGCGTCGATGCCCCCGGCACCCCCGGCCCTGCGTGCCCTGGCGATCCGCCTCCTGGACGAACTGGCGGAGCAGCCAAGCCGGTTGGCGCCCGGGGAACCCACAGACCTGGCGGCGATCAAAGCCGCCACACCGAGCTGGCCTGGCACAGAGTCTGAAGCCCCCCACCAGGGAAGGGGCGGGGCGGGGGACATCCCCCGCCTCCACGCCGCCTGGCTCGGCCGGGCCGCCGGCTGCCTGCTCGGCAAACCCGTCGAGAAGCTGCCCCTCCACGGCATCCGCGAAATCGCCCGCGCCACCGGCAACTGGCCGCTGCACACCTGGTTCACCGCCACCGGCCTCCCCGCCGACCTGGTCACCAGGTACCCCTGGAACCGCCGCTCCGCCCCCACCTCGCTGGCCGAGAACATCGACGGCATGCCCGAGGACGACGACCTCAACTACCCCCTCCTCGGCCTGCTCCTCCTCCAGCGCCACGGCCGCCACTTCACCACCACGCAGGTCGCTCAGCTGTGGCTGGACGAGCTCCCGGCGGGCCGGACGTTCACCGCCGAGCGCGTCGCGTACCGCAACCTCCTCGACGGGATCGAGCCGCCGCACACCGCCACCCACCGCAACCCGTTCCGCGAGTGGATCGGCGCCGCCATCCGCGCCGACGTCCACGGCTGGACCAACCCGGGCGACCCCGCGGCCGCCGCCGAGCAGGCGCACCGCGACGCCGTCCTCACCCATACCGCCAACGGCGTGTACGGCGCGATGTTCACGGCCGCGGCGATCTCCCTGGCCGCCACCGGCGCGTACGACGTACACGGCTGCCTGGCCGGCGGCCTCGCCGTGATCCCCCCGCGCTCCCGCCTCGCCGAGGCCGTACGCCTCGGCATCCGGCTCGCCCACGAAGAAAGCGACTTCGACACCGTCGTCGACCACCTCCACACCGCCCTCGGCGGCTACCACTGGGTGCACTCCGTCCCCAACGCCGCCCTGCTCGCCGCCGCCCTCACCCACGCCGACGGCGACTTCTCCGGCTCCATCTGCCGCGCGGTGTCCGGCGGCTGGGACACCGACTCCAACGGGGCCACCGCCGGTTCGCTCGCGGGACTCCTCGCCGGGCACCCGGAGGCGCTGCCCGCCCGCTGGACCGCACCGCTCAAGAACCGCCTCGCCAGCACCGTCGCCGACTTCGACGGCACCGGTTTCGACACCCTCGCGCAACTGACCGCACGACTCACCCCACCCTTGATCCCCCAGGAGGTACGGAGCGCATGA
- the rbsK gene encoding ribokinase — protein sequence MTRIAVLGSTNMDLVAYVKTAPRRGETVTGHDFRTIPGGKGANQAVAAARAGADVALIGAVGTDEFGVRLRAALDGSGVDTDLVRTTEGPSGTAHIVVDADGGNAIVVIPGANASVTHLGPGDEALIAGAESLLLQLELPMDTVVEGAAAARRHGVRTVLTPSPVQPLPPELLAATDLLVANEHEAAALTGIDDPKAAARALLELVPEVVVTLGARGSLYAARGQDPVAVPAPEVTAVDTTGAGDTFVGALAVALGEGRAMPEALAWASDAAALSVRRPGAVAAMPYRKEIDAAAAEGTAR from the coding sequence ATGACGCGCATCGCGGTGCTCGGCAGCACCAACATGGACCTGGTCGCCTACGTGAAGACCGCCCCGCGCCGCGGCGAGACCGTCACCGGCCACGACTTCCGTACGATCCCGGGCGGCAAGGGCGCCAACCAGGCCGTCGCCGCGGCCCGCGCGGGCGCCGACGTCGCCCTCATCGGGGCCGTCGGCACGGACGAGTTCGGCGTACGGCTGCGGGCCGCGCTCGACGGTTCCGGCGTCGACACCGACCTCGTGCGCACCACCGAGGGACCGTCCGGCACGGCCCACATCGTGGTCGACGCGGACGGCGGCAACGCGATCGTCGTCATCCCCGGCGCCAACGCCTCCGTCACCCATCTCGGCCCCGGCGACGAGGCGCTGATCGCGGGCGCCGAGTCGCTGCTGCTCCAGCTGGAGCTGCCGATGGACACGGTCGTCGAGGGCGCCGCGGCGGCCCGGCGCCACGGGGTGCGCACGGTCCTCACCCCCTCCCCCGTCCAGCCGCTGCCGCCCGAACTCCTCGCCGCCACCGACCTGTTGGTGGCCAACGAGCACGAGGCCGCCGCGCTCACCGGCATCGACGACCCCAAGGCGGCCGCCCGCGCCCTGCTCGAACTCGTCCCCGAGGTGGTGGTCACGCTCGGCGCCCGGGGCAGTCTGTACGCGGCACGCGGCCAGGACCCGGTCGCGGTCCCGGCCCCGGAGGTGACCGCGGTCGACACGACGGGCGCGGGCGACACGTTCGTCGGCGCGCTCGCCGTCGCCCTGGGCGAGGGCCGGGCGATGCCCGAGGCGCTCGCCTGGGCGTCGGACGCCGCCGCGCTCTCGGTGCGGCGGCCCGGCGCGGTGGCCGCCATGCCGTACCGCAAGGAGATCGACGCGGCGGCCGCCGAGGGAACCGCCCGGTGA
- a CDS encoding ADP-ribosylglycohydrolase family protein — protein sequence MTLTTSYTTLTLEDRITGALVGAAVGDALGGPVEGYTPEQIVERHGGRVHGIVGPWHGDDWRTARPIAPYHKGDGHVTDDTLMTHALIRVYEKVRDHLDAYAIADHLVPDLIAHPRWIPELEAEAIPLQRIFLAEKWIVARLHYGHVDPREAGSGNIVNCGAAMYMAPVGLVNAANPAAAYAEALEVAAPHQSSYGREAAGVFAAAVAAACAPNATAASVVETCLSLAKDGTRTAIGAVAETASAHTDFESALAPLRAAIAPFDTVGPDYRAPSLGARRPSRLHAIEELPIALGMLLVADGDYRTAVLGAVNYGRDCDSIATMAGALAGALRGEAPIPATWPKQIAEASRLDLHAPARALTEVTREVYEKDRARRAAHHTAFEALTR from the coding sequence ATGACGCTCACGACGTCGTACACGACGCTCACTCTTGAGGACCGCATCACCGGCGCCCTGGTCGGCGCGGCCGTCGGGGACGCCCTCGGCGGCCCGGTCGAGGGCTACACCCCGGAGCAGATCGTGGAGCGGCACGGCGGCCGCGTCCACGGCATCGTCGGCCCCTGGCACGGCGACGACTGGCGTACGGCCCGGCCGATCGCCCCGTACCACAAGGGCGACGGCCACGTCACCGACGACACCTTGATGACGCACGCGCTGATCCGGGTGTACGAGAAGGTCCGCGACCACCTGGACGCGTACGCGATCGCCGACCACCTGGTCCCCGACCTGATCGCGCACCCGCGCTGGATCCCGGAGCTCGAAGCCGAGGCGATCCCCCTCCAGCGGATCTTCCTCGCCGAGAAGTGGATCGTGGCCCGGCTGCACTACGGCCACGTCGACCCCCGCGAGGCGGGTAGCGGCAACATCGTCAACTGCGGCGCGGCGATGTACATGGCCCCGGTCGGCCTGGTCAACGCGGCCAATCCGGCGGCGGCGTACGCGGAGGCCCTGGAGGTGGCGGCCCCGCACCAGTCCTCGTACGGCCGGGAGGCGGCGGGCGTGTTCGCGGCGGCGGTGGCGGCGGCGTGCGCGCCGAACGCGACGGCGGCGAGTGTCGTGGAAACGTGCCTGTCCCTGGCGAAGGACGGCACCCGTACGGCCATCGGGGCAGTGGCGGAAACGGCCTCCGCCCACACGGACTTCGAGTCGGCCCTGGCCCCACTCCGGGCGGCGATCGCCCCCTTCGACACGGTCGGCCCGGACTACCGCGCCCCGTCCCTGGGCGCCCGCCGCCCCTCCCGCCTGCACGCCATCGAGGAGCTCCCGATCGCCCTGGGCATGCTGTTGGTGGCCGACGGCGACTACCGCACGGCGGTGCTCGGCGCGGTGAACTACGGCCGGGACTGCGACTCCATCGCCACCATGGCGGGCGCCCTCGCGGGCGCGCTCCGGGGCGAGGCCCCGATCCCCGCCACCTGGCCCAAACAGATCGCCGAGGCCAGCCGCCTGGACCTGCACGCCCCGGCGCGGGCCCTGACGGAGGTGACCCGCGAGGTGTACGAGAAGGACCGCGCCCGCCGGGCCGCCCACCACACGGCCTTCGAGGCGCTGACCCGGTGA
- a CDS encoding VIT1/CCC1 transporter family protein yields MSVINTEAALHEAHRDNHTHRDVNGGWLRPAVFGAMDGLVSNLALMTGVAGGSVTQQTIVVTGLAGLAAGAFSMAAGEYTSVASQRELVEAELDVERQQLRKHPVDEMEELAELYVSRGVEPALAREVAMQLSRDPEQALEIHAREELGIDPDDLPSPAVAAVSSFGSFALGAILPVLPYLLGASALWPAVLLALIGLFACGAVVAKVTARSWWFSGVRQLALGGAAAALTFGLGSLFGTAVG; encoded by the coding sequence GTGTCCGTCATCAACACCGAAGCCGCGCTGCACGAGGCGCACCGGGACAATCACACGCACCGGGACGTCAACGGCGGCTGGCTGCGCCCCGCCGTCTTCGGCGCGATGGACGGGCTGGTCTCCAACCTGGCCCTGATGACCGGCGTCGCGGGTGGTTCCGTGACGCAGCAGACCATCGTCGTCACCGGGCTCGCCGGGCTCGCCGCCGGGGCCTTCTCGATGGCCGCCGGTGAGTACACCTCCGTCGCCTCGCAGCGCGAGCTCGTCGAGGCCGAACTCGACGTCGAGCGCCAGCAGTTGCGCAAGCACCCGGTGGACGAGATGGAGGAGCTGGCCGAGCTGTACGTGTCGCGCGGCGTCGAGCCCGCGCTCGCCCGCGAGGTCGCCATGCAGCTCTCCCGCGACCCCGAGCAGGCGCTGGAGATCCACGCCCGCGAGGAGCTCGGCATAGACCCGGACGACCTGCCGTCGCCCGCCGTCGCCGCCGTCTCGTCGTTCGGCTCGTTCGCCCTGGGGGCGATCCTGCCCGTACTGCCGTATCTGCTCGGCGCGAGTGCCCTGTGGCCCGCCGTGCTGCTGGCGCTGATCGGTCTCTTCGCCTGCGGCGCCGTGGTCGCCAAGGTCACCGCGCGCTCGTGGTGGTTCAGCGGAGTGCGCCAGCTGGCCCTCGGCGGCGCCGCCGCGGCCCTCACCTTCGGCCTCGGCTCGCTCTTCGGTACGGCGGTGGGCTGA
- the gltB gene encoding glutamate synthase large subunit — protein sequence MRSDAWSPMDGRPAPQGMYDPRNEHDACGVGFVATLTGEASHELVEQALTVLRNLEHRGATGSEPDSGDGAGILLQVPDAFLREVTSFELPEAGAYAVGIAFLPVEDSASAVARIEAIAAEEGLDVLGWREVPVTPELLGNGARATMPAFRQLFVGDGTSTGIALDRKAFVLRKRAEREAGVYFPSLSARTIVYKGMLTTGQLEPFFPDLSDRRFATAVALVHSRFSTNTFPSWPLAHPYRFVAHNGEINTVKGNRNWMVARESQLVSDLFKGETLDRIFPVCTPDASDSASFDEVLELLHLGGRSLPHSVLMMVPEAWENHDSMDPDRRAFYQYHSTMMEPWDGPACVTFTDGVQVGAVLDRNGLRPGRYWVTDDGLVVLSSEVGVLDIDPAKVVRKGRLQPGKMFLVDTAEHRIIEDDEIKAALAAEKPYKEWLEAGEIELEDLPEREHIVHTHASVTRRQQTFGYTEEELRVILAPMARTGGEPLGSMGTDSPIAALSERPRLLFDYFTQLFAQVTNPPLDAIREELVTSLRSSLGPQGNLLDPTAASCRSVTLPFPVIDNDELAKLIHVNADGDMPGFKAATLSGLYRVSGGGAALAERIEAIRTEVDAAIENGARLIVLSDRHSDAEHAPIPSLLLTAAVHHHLIRTKQRTQVGLLVEAGDVREVHHVALLIGYGAAAVNPYLAMESVEDLVRAGTFIEGLEPEQAIRNLIYALGKGVLKVMSKMGISTVASYRGAQVFEAVGLDEQFVGTYFSGTASKIGGADIDVIAKEVAARHAKAYPASGIAATHRALEIGGEYQWRREGEPHLFDPETVFRLQHATRGRRYDIFKQYTQRVNEQSERLMTLRGLFGFSSDRPSIPIDEVEPVSEIVKRFSTGAMSYGSISREAHETLAIAMNQLGGKSNTGEGGEDPDRLYDPARRSSIKQVASGRFGVTSEYLVNADDIQIKMAQGAKPGEGGQLPGHKVYPWVAKTRHSTPGVGLISPPPHHDIYSIEDLAQLIHDLKNANPAARIHVKLVSEVGVGTVAAGVSKAHADVVLISGHDGGTGASPLTSLKHAGGPWELGLAETQQTLLLNGLRDRIVVQTDGQLKTGRDVVIAALLGAEEFGFATAPLVVSGCVMMRVCHLDTCPVGIATQNPVLRDRFSGKAEYVVNFFQFIAEEVRELLAELGFRSIEEAVGHAELLDTSRAVRHWKTQGLDLDALFHVPELPEGAVRHAVVEQDHGLEKALDNELIELAADALGAATAEDARPVRAQVPIRNINRTVGTMLGHQVTKKFGGAGLPDDTIDVTFTGSAGQSFGAFLPRGVTLRLEGDANDYVGKGLSGGRVIVRPDRGADHLAEYSTIAGNTIAYGATGGELFLRGRTGERFCVRNSGALVVSEGVGDHGCEYMTGGHAVVLGETGRNFAAGMSGGIAYVIDLDPNHVNAGNLAAVEALTEADEQWLHDVVRRHQEETGSTVAEKLLADWPAAARRFSKIIPSTYKAVLAAKEAAELAGLSEQETTEKMMEAATNG from the coding sequence ATGCGTTCCGACGCCTGGTCGCCCATGGACGGTCGACCTGCCCCGCAGGGGATGTACGACCCCCGTAACGAACACGACGCCTGCGGTGTCGGGTTCGTGGCCACCCTGACCGGTGAGGCCAGCCATGAGCTGGTCGAGCAGGCGCTGACCGTACTGCGCAATCTCGAACACCGGGGTGCCACCGGCTCCGAGCCGGACTCCGGTGACGGCGCCGGCATCCTGCTCCAGGTGCCGGACGCGTTCCTGCGCGAGGTCACCTCCTTCGAGCTGCCCGAGGCCGGTGCGTACGCCGTCGGCATCGCCTTCCTGCCTGTCGAGGACAGCGCCTCGGCCGTGGCGCGGATCGAGGCCATCGCCGCCGAGGAGGGCCTGGACGTCCTCGGCTGGCGCGAGGTGCCCGTCACGCCCGAGCTGCTCGGCAACGGCGCCCGCGCCACCATGCCCGCCTTCCGGCAGCTCTTCGTCGGCGACGGGACCAGCACCGGCATCGCGCTCGACCGCAAGGCCTTCGTCCTGCGCAAGCGCGCCGAGCGCGAGGCCGGGGTGTACTTCCCCTCGCTCTCCGCCCGCACGATCGTCTACAAGGGCATGCTCACCACCGGGCAGCTGGAGCCGTTCTTCCCGGACCTCTCCGACCGCCGGTTCGCCACCGCCGTCGCGCTGGTCCACTCGCGCTTCTCGACGAACACCTTCCCGTCCTGGCCGCTCGCCCACCCGTACCGCTTCGTCGCGCACAACGGCGAGATCAACACGGTCAAGGGCAACCGCAACTGGATGGTGGCCCGCGAGTCGCAGCTCGTCAGCGACCTGTTCAAGGGCGAGACGCTGGACCGGATCTTCCCGGTCTGCACGCCGGACGCCTCCGACTCCGCCTCCTTCGACGAGGTGCTGGAACTCCTCCACCTCGGCGGCCGCTCGCTGCCGCACTCCGTCCTGATGATGGTTCCCGAGGCGTGGGAGAACCACGACTCGATGGACCCGGACCGGCGCGCCTTCTACCAGTACCACTCCACGATGATGGAGCCCTGGGACGGCCCGGCCTGTGTCACCTTCACCGACGGCGTCCAGGTCGGCGCGGTCCTCGACCGCAACGGCCTGCGCCCCGGCCGTTACTGGGTCACCGATGACGGCCTGGTCGTGCTCTCCTCCGAGGTCGGCGTGCTCGACATCGACCCCGCCAAGGTCGTCCGCAAGGGCCGCCTCCAGCCCGGCAAGATGTTCCTCGTCGACACCGCCGAGCACCGCATCATCGAGGACGACGAGATCAAGGCGGCGCTGGCCGCCGAGAAGCCGTACAAGGAGTGGCTGGAAGCCGGCGAGATCGAGCTGGAGGACCTGCCCGAGCGCGAGCACATCGTGCACACGCACGCCTCCGTCACCCGCCGCCAGCAGACCTTCGGCTACACCGAGGAAGAGCTGCGCGTCATCCTCGCGCCGATGGCCCGCACCGGCGGCGAGCCGCTCGGCTCGATGGGCACGGACTCGCCGATCGCGGCCCTCTCCGAGCGCCCCCGGCTGCTCTTCGACTACTTCACCCAGCTGTTCGCGCAGGTCACCAACCCGCCGCTGGACGCCATCCGCGAGGAGCTCGTCACCTCGCTGCGCTCCTCGCTGGGCCCGCAGGGCAATCTGCTCGACCCGACCGCCGCGTCCTGCCGCAGCGTCACGCTGCCGTTCCCGGTGATCGACAACGACGAGCTGGCCAAGCTGATACACGTCAACGCCGACGGCGACATGCCGGGCTTCAAGGCCGCGACGCTCTCCGGCCTCTACCGGGTCTCCGGCGGCGGCGCCGCGCTCGCCGAGCGCATCGAGGCCATCCGCACCGAGGTCGACGCCGCCATCGAGAACGGCGCCCGGCTGATCGTCCTGTCCGACCGGCACTCCGACGCCGAGCACGCGCCGATCCCGTCGCTGCTGCTCACCGCCGCCGTCCACCACCACCTCATCCGTACGAAGCAGCGCACCCAGGTGGGGCTGCTCGTCGAGGCCGGTGACGTGCGCGAGGTGCACCACGTGGCGCTGCTGATCGGCTACGGCGCCGCGGCCGTCAACCCGTACCTGGCGATGGAGTCCGTCGAGGACCTGGTCCGCGCGGGCACCTTCATCGAGGGCCTGGAGCCCGAGCAGGCCATCCGCAACCTGATCTACGCGCTCGGCAAGGGCGTCCTCAAGGTGATGTCCAAGATGGGCATCTCGACCGTCGCCTCCTACCGGGGCGCCCAGGTCTTCGAGGCCGTCGGCCTGGACGAGCAGTTCGTCGGCACGTACTTCAGCGGTACCGCCAGCAAGATCGGCGGCGCGGACATCGACGTCATCGCCAAGGAGGTCGCCGCCCGGCACGCCAAGGCGTACCCCGCCTCCGGCATCGCGGCCACCCACCGCGCGCTGGAGATCGGCGGCGAGTACCAGTGGCGCCGCGAGGGCGAGCCGCACCTGTTCGACCCGGAGACGGTCTTCCGCCTCCAGCACGCCACCCGCGGCCGCCGGTACGACATCTTCAAGCAGTACACCCAGCGCGTGAACGAGCAGTCCGAGCGCCTGATGACGCTCCGCGGGCTCTTCGGCTTCTCCTCCGACCGCCCCTCGATCCCCATCGACGAGGTCGAGCCGGTCTCCGAGATCGTCAAGCGCTTCTCCACCGGCGCCATGTCGTACGGCTCGATCTCGCGCGAGGCGCACGAGACGCTCGCCATCGCCATGAACCAGCTGGGCGGCAAGTCCAACACCGGCGAGGGAGGCGAGGACCCGGACCGCCTGTACGACCCGGCGCGCCGCTCCTCCATCAAGCAGGTCGCCTCCGGCCGCTTCGGTGTGACGAGCGAGTACCTCGTCAACGCGGACGACATCCAGATCAAGATGGCGCAGGGCGCCAAGCCCGGCGAGGGCGGCCAGCTGCCCGGCCACAAGGTCTACCCGTGGGTCGCCAAGACGCGTCACTCGACGCCGGGCGTCGGCCTCATCTCGCCGCCGCCGCACCACGACATCTACTCCATCGAGGACCTGGCCCAGCTGATCCACGACCTCAAGAACGCCAACCCGGCGGCCCGCATCCACGTGAAGCTGGTCTCCGAGGTCGGTGTCGGCACGGTCGCCGCGGGTGTCTCCAAGGCGCACGCGGACGTGGTCCTGATCTCCGGCCACGACGGCGGTACGGGCGCCTCCCCGCTCACCTCGCTCAAGCACGCGGGCGGCCCCTGGGAGCTCGGCCTCGCCGAGACCCAGCAGACCCTGCTGCTCAACGGCCTGCGCGACCGGATCGTCGTGCAGACCGACGGCCAGCTCAAGACCGGCCGCGACGTGGTCATCGCCGCGCTGCTCGGCGCCGAGGAGTTCGGTTTCGCGACCGCGCCGCTCGTCGTCTCCGGCTGCGTCATGATGCGCGTCTGCCACCTGGACACCTGCCCGGTCGGCATCGCCACCCAGAACCCGGTGCTGCGCGACCGGTTCTCCGGCAAGGCCGAGTACGTCGTCAACTTCTTCCAGTTCATCGCCGAGGAGGTCCGCGAGCTCCTCGCCGAGCTGGGCTTCCGGTCGATCGAGGAGGCCGTCGGCCACGCCGAGCTCCTGGACACCAGCCGCGCGGTGCGCCACTGGAAGACGCAGGGCCTCGACCTGGACGCCCTCTTCCACGTGCCCGAGCTGCCCGAGGGCGCGGTGCGCCACGCCGTCGTCGAGCAGGACCACGGCCTGGAGAAGGCGCTCGACAACGAGCTCATCGAGCTCGCCGCCGACGCGCTGGGCGCCGCCACCGCCGAGGACGCCCGGCCGGTCCGCGCGCAGGTCCCGATCCGCAACATCAACCGGACCGTCGGCACCATGCTCGGCCACCAGGTGACCAAGAAGTTCGGCGGTGCGGGCCTGCCCGACGACACCATCGACGTCACCTTCACCGGCTCGGCCGGCCAGTCCTTCGGCGCCTTCCTGCCGCGCGGTGTGACGCTGCGCCTGGAGGGCGACGCCAACGACTACGTCGGCAAGGGCCTCTCCGGCGGCCGTGTGATCGTCCGCCCGGACCGGGGCGCCGACCACCTCGCCGAGTACTCGACCATCGCGGGCAACACCATCGCGTACGGCGCGACCGGCGGCGAGCTGTTCCTGCGCGGCCGCACCGGCGAGCGGTTCTGCGTCCGCAACTCCGGCGCCCTGGTGGTCTCGGAGGGCGTGGGCGACCACGGCTGCGAGTACATGACCGGCGGCCACGCGGTGGTCCTGGGCGAGACCGGACGCAACTTCGCGGCCGGTATGTCCGGCGGCATCGCGTACGTGATCGACCTCGACCCGAACCACGTCAACGCCGGCAACCTGGCGGCGGTCGAGGCCCTCACCGAGGCCGACGAGCAGTGGCTGCACGACGTCGTGCGCCGCCACCAGGAGGAGACCGGCTCCACGGTCGCCGAGAAGCTGCTCGCCGACTGGCCCGCCGCGGCCCGGCGCTTCAGCAAGATCATCCCGTCCACGTACAAGGCAGTGCTCGCCGCCAAGGAAGCCGCTGAGCTCGCCGGTCTCTCCGAGCAGGAGACCACCGAGAAGATGATGGAGGCGGCGACCAATGGCTGA
- a CDS encoding ADP-ribosylglycohydrolase family protein: protein MELIASGPGTAEAIRERARGALLGLAVGDALGAPAENMKPSEIRRRWGRIEGFVSDDPAGTDDTEYAIFSGLLLARHGSALTVTHVEHAWHHWIADRDEGPFRGAGFSERGTLENLRRGLAAPISAQHRHAWSDGLAMRAAPFGVFAAGAPKEAARLVAIDGCVSHEGEGIYGGQAVAAGVAAAMTGAGLTSVIAAALSVIPMDSWTARSLRRAVAVADQGERAVRSAVVIGGYPWTDLAPEAVALAFGAFATARGDFTASVLTAVNMGRDADTTAAVAGALAGAYGGAASIPPAWSSAIGPVRGSCLPEMRGYHVLDIADLLTPDPEEGESA from the coding sequence ATGGAGTTGATCGCCAGCGGCCCCGGTACGGCCGAGGCCATCCGCGAGCGAGCCAGGGGCGCGCTGCTCGGCCTCGCCGTGGGGGACGCGCTCGGCGCCCCCGCCGAGAACATGAAACCGTCGGAGATCCGGCGCCGCTGGGGCCGTATCGAGGGCTTCGTCTCGGACGACCCGGCGGGCACGGACGACACGGAGTACGCCATCTTCTCCGGTCTGCTGCTCGCCCGGCACGGCTCGGCGCTCACGGTCACCCACGTCGAACACGCCTGGCACCACTGGATCGCGGACCGCGACGAGGGCCCGTTCCGGGGCGCGGGCTTCAGCGAGCGGGGCACCCTGGAGAACCTCCGCCGGGGCCTGGCGGCGCCGATCTCGGCCCAGCACCGCCACGCCTGGAGCGACGGGCTCGCCATGAGGGCGGCGCCGTTCGGGGTGTTCGCGGCGGGCGCGCCGAAGGAGGCGGCGCGGCTGGTGGCGATCGACGGCTGCGTCAGCCACGAGGGCGAGGGCATCTACGGCGGCCAGGCCGTCGCGGCGGGCGTGGCGGCGGCGATGACGGGCGCGGGCCTCACCTCCGTGATCGCGGCGGCCCTGTCGGTGATCCCGATGGACTCCTGGACGGCGCGCTCGCTGCGCCGCGCGGTGGCGGTGGCCGACCAGGGCGAACGGGCGGTCCGCTCGGCGGTGGTGATCGGCGGCTACCCCTGGACGGACCTGGCCCCCGAAGCGGTCGCCCTGGCCTTCGGCGCCTTCGCCACGGCCCGGGGCGACTTCACGGCGTCGGTCCTGACGGCCGTGAACATGGGCCGCGACGCGGACACTACGGCGGCGGTGGCGGGCGCCCTGGCAGGCGCGTACGGCGGCGCCGCGTCGATCCCTCCCGCCTGGTCCTCCGCGATCGGCCCGGTCCGTGGCAGCTGCCTCCCCGAGATGCGCGGCTACCACGTCCTGGACATCGCGGACTTGCTGACGCCGGATCCCGAGGAAGGGGAGAGCGCGTGA